Proteins encoded in a region of the Streptomyces sp. NBC_00310 genome:
- a CDS encoding NUDIX hydrolase, which yields MASPEGYDKYAYEPFAVTVDLAVFTVRAGTLQVLLVERGHEPYAGRWALPGGFVLPDESAEEAAWRELAEETGVTDVPGLHLEQLRTYSEPGRDPRMRVVTVAFAALFPDLPVPHGGGDAAQAQWLRFNAIGPLAFDHDRILADAHDRVGAKLEYTCLATSFCPPEFTLGELQQVYETVWGTPLDRPNFRRKVLATPGFVEQVPGAARLTGGRGKPAALYRAGGATALHPPLLRPTTEGRP from the coding sequence ATGGCCTCACCCGAGGGCTACGACAAGTACGCCTACGAACCCTTCGCCGTCACCGTCGACCTGGCCGTCTTCACCGTCCGCGCGGGCACCCTGCAGGTGCTGCTCGTCGAGCGCGGGCATGAGCCGTACGCGGGGCGCTGGGCGCTGCCCGGCGGATTCGTGCTGCCGGACGAGTCCGCGGAGGAGGCCGCCTGGCGCGAACTCGCGGAGGAGACCGGTGTCACGGACGTGCCCGGCCTCCACCTGGAACAGCTGCGGACCTACAGCGAGCCGGGGAGGGATCCGCGGATGCGGGTCGTCACCGTCGCGTTCGCCGCGCTGTTCCCGGACCTGCCCGTCCCGCACGGCGGCGGTGACGCGGCCCAGGCCCAGTGGCTGCGGTTCAACGCCATCGGGCCGCTCGCCTTCGACCACGACCGCATCCTCGCCGACGCCCACGACCGCGTCGGCGCCAAGCTCGAGTACACCTGTCTCGCCACCTCCTTCTGTCCGCCCGAGTTCACGCTCGGCGAGTTGCAGCAGGTCTACGAGACCGTGTGGGGCACTCCGCTCGACCGGCCCAACTTCCGGCGCAAGGTGCTGGCCACGCCGGGCTTCGTCGAACAGGTGCCCGGCGCCGCCCGTCTGACCGGCGGTCGCGGCAAGCCCGCAGCGCTGTACCGCGCGGGTGGGGCCACCGCCCTGCACCCGCCGCTGTTGCGACCCACCACGGAAGGACGGCCCTGA
- a CDS encoding ParA family protein: MPAPVSGPTGFAAVGSVAVRTFAAHQSPQATPTALQSMDGLHVNAMAGDGSGGVHNHFADYDELPDGHFYDPDAEYEPDPEYAATLAPDAARQRRERIGPTGRPLPYFPIPGPLTDHGPAKIIAMCNQKGGVGKTTSTINLGAALAEYGRRVLLVDFDPQGALSVGLGVNPMELDLTVYNLLMERGMSADEVLLKTAVPNMDLLPSNIDLSAAEVQLVSEVARESTLQRALKPLLADYDYIVIDCQPSLGLLTVNALTAAHKVIVPLECEFFALRGVALLTETIEKVQERLNPDLELDGILATMYDSRTVHSREVLARVVEAFDEHVYHTVIGRTVRFPETTVAGEPITTYASNSVGAAAYRQLAREVLARCHAE; this comes from the coding sequence ATGCCTGCGCCGGTCTCGGGGCCCACGGGGTTCGCGGCTGTCGGCTCCGTCGCTGTCCGCACCTTCGCAGCCCACCAGAGTCCGCAGGCAACTCCGACAGCACTCCAGAGCATGGATGGCCTACACGTGAACGCCATGGCCGGCGACGGAAGTGGCGGGGTCCACAACCACTTCGCCGACTACGACGAGCTGCCCGACGGGCACTTCTACGACCCCGACGCCGAGTACGAGCCCGATCCGGAGTACGCGGCCACGCTCGCGCCCGACGCGGCCCGCCAGCGCCGTGAGCGCATCGGTCCCACCGGTCGCCCGCTGCCGTACTTCCCGATCCCGGGCCCGCTGACCGACCACGGCCCCGCGAAGATCATCGCGATGTGCAACCAGAAGGGCGGCGTCGGCAAGACGACGTCGACCATCAACCTGGGTGCCGCGCTCGCGGAGTACGGCCGCCGGGTCCTGCTCGTCGACTTCGACCCGCAGGGCGCCCTCTCGGTCGGCCTCGGCGTGAACCCGATGGAGCTCGACCTCACGGTCTACAACCTGCTCATGGAGCGGGGCATGTCGGCCGACGAGGTCCTGCTGAAGACCGCGGTCCCCAACATGGACCTGCTGCCGAGCAACATCGACCTGTCGGCGGCCGAGGTCCAGCTGGTCTCCGAGGTCGCGCGCGAGTCCACGCTGCAGCGGGCACTCAAGCCGCTGCTGGCCGACTACGACTACATCGTGATCGACTGTCAGCCCTCGCTGGGTCTGCTCACCGTGAACGCCCTGACGGCCGCCCACAAGGTCATAGTGCCGCTGGAGTGCGAGTTCTTCGCCCTGCGCGGTGTCGCGCTGCTGACGGAGACCATCGAGAAGGTCCAGGAGCGGCTCAACCCCGACCTGGAGCTCGACGGCATCCTCGCCACGATGTACGACTCGCGAACCGTGCACAGCCGTGAGGTCCTCGCGCGGGTCGTCGAGGCCTTCGACGAGCACGTCTACCACACGGTCATCGGGCGCACGGTCCGCTTCCCGGAGACCACGGTCGCCGGTGAGCCGATCACCACGTACGCCTCCAACTCCGTCGGCGCAGCCGCCTACCGCCAGCTCGCCAGGGAGGTGCTCGCCCGGTGTCACGCCGAGTGA
- a CDS encoding nucleotidyltransferase domain-containing protein → MQPPHPHTLVRDHTIYACVMGSRAFGLATDDSDTDRRGVFLAPTELFWRFEKPPTHVEGPAEEQFGWELERFCHLALRANPNILECLHSPLVEHVDATGRELLALRGAFLSRQAHETFARYALGQRKKLDADVRTHGAPRWKHAMHLLRLLMSCRDLLRTGTLIVDVGDQREPLLAVKRGEVPWAQVESWMARLATEAEEAAHRSPLPPEPDRARVEDFVVRTRRASALQTVSAHQAASDLQTVSAHQAASGLQAVQTDPDDEVVQGVVRGRVLRQH, encoded by the coding sequence ATGCAGCCCCCGCACCCGCACACTCTGGTCCGCGACCACACGATCTACGCCTGTGTGATGGGGTCGCGGGCCTTCGGTCTCGCGACGGACGACAGCGACACGGACCGGCGGGGGGTCTTCCTGGCCCCCACCGAGCTGTTCTGGCGCTTCGAGAAGCCGCCGACGCACGTGGAGGGGCCGGCGGAGGAGCAGTTCGGCTGGGAACTGGAGCGCTTCTGCCATCTGGCCCTGCGCGCCAACCCCAACATCCTGGAGTGCCTGCACTCCCCCTTGGTGGAGCACGTCGACGCCACCGGCCGTGAACTGCTCGCCCTGCGCGGGGCGTTCCTGTCCCGGCAGGCCCACGAGACGTTCGCCCGGTACGCCCTCGGCCAGCGCAAGAAGCTCGACGCGGACGTCCGCACGCACGGCGCCCCCCGCTGGAAGCACGCCATGCATCTGCTCCGCCTCCTGATGAGCTGCCGGGACCTGCTGCGCACGGGCACGCTGATCGTCGACGTGGGCGACCAGCGCGAGCCCCTGCTGGCGGTGAAGCGCGGCGAAGTACCGTGGGCCCAGGTCGAGTCCTGGATGGCCCGGCTGGCCACAGAGGCCGAGGAGGCGGCGCACCGCAGCCCGCTGCCGCCGGAGCCGGACCGGGCCCGCGTCGAGGACTTCGTCGTCCGGACCCGGCGCGCGTCGGCCCTTCAGACCGTCTCAGCCCATCAAGCCGCCTCAGACCTTCAAACCGTCTCAGCCCATCAAGCCGCCTCAGGCCTTCAGGCCGTCCAGACGGACCCGGACGACGAAGTCGTGCAGGGCGTCGTACGCGGACGGGTTCTCCGGCAGCATTGA
- a CDS encoding tetratricopeptide repeat protein, which produces MADQAVDLGGARVSGTGRPPAVEAAPTDSQFLGRTRELKELRADIGRAGLNTLAGRKAPHARVLLIAGRPGFGRTALAEELVRQVTDGYPDGVLRTRLTEPDGTRVPAERAARELLGELGLPAPAGADEDDLSEALREALADRRVVLLLDDAADAEQVDALLPDTPDSLVVAVSEGPLTGISDVRPCTLGGLDTKSAVELLERFSGSVRITVDPRSAEGLAEVCGAQPAALRLAGGWLAARPAVAVSDLAKQLRAEDDDSPPLARVFKLSHASLPTGAARMLRLLALAPAGLVDPHIASGLAGCSVGSARTTLDDLVALGFLHEVESPLPQYEVPGCLQPLLWSLAESQERPGELQLARARMLERSVRLLQSCRAITETDSPTAREKLLAMPKALRFPTPRAAEEWLRVRRPALLAAVRHAVADGELDTLARRLMSQLVRAMVAHFGTQAAAPDLYDVHGLVLDVAERRDLPREQAAALLNLGDLDARTGRTKAALARYRAALDAGRRANDPYATGRAMESVGGAHQELEDYERAADWYGRALAQRLARDEREDAVRLYGRIAAAHTYAGRYGEALRNWSSALTGHRRLGDVGGQARALSEMARVQEYAGRPEEALRTCQEAAEWARRADDTRLQAAIQLRIADTLERLGDPAAARLHRAAAERLLRDGAPDPEIHEIEPEHGANACEIRSASAKD; this is translated from the coding sequence GTGGCGGATCAGGCGGTGGACCTCGGGGGTGCCCGGGTGTCCGGAACAGGGCGGCCCCCGGCTGTCGAGGCCGCCCCCACGGACAGTCAGTTCCTCGGCCGGACAAGAGAGTTGAAGGAACTGCGGGCCGACATCGGCCGGGCCGGGCTCAACACCCTCGCGGGCCGCAAGGCGCCCCACGCGCGCGTGCTGCTCATCGCGGGCCGGCCCGGCTTCGGCCGTACCGCGCTCGCCGAGGAACTCGTCCGGCAGGTTACCGACGGTTACCCCGATGGTGTGCTGCGGACCCGGCTCACCGAGCCCGACGGCACCCGGGTGCCGGCCGAACGCGCGGCACGGGAACTGCTCGGGGAGCTGGGGCTGCCGGCGCCGGCGGGGGCCGACGAGGACGACCTCAGTGAGGCGTTGCGCGAGGCGCTGGCCGACCGCCGGGTGGTCCTCCTGCTGGACGACGCGGCCGATGCCGAGCAGGTCGACGCACTGTTGCCGGACACCCCCGACTCCCTCGTCGTGGCAGTTTCCGAGGGGCCGCTGACGGGCATCTCCGACGTCCGCCCGTGCACCCTGGGCGGACTGGACACCAAGTCCGCCGTGGAGCTGCTGGAACGCTTCAGCGGCTCGGTGCGCATCACCGTGGACCCGCGCTCGGCGGAAGGGCTCGCCGAGGTGTGCGGGGCCCAGCCCGCCGCGCTGCGGCTCGCCGGGGGCTGGCTGGCCGCCCGGCCCGCCGTCGCCGTCTCCGACCTGGCCAAACAGCTGCGTGCCGAGGACGACGACAGCCCGCCGCTCGCCCGGGTCTTCAAGCTGTCCCATGCCTCGCTGCCGACCGGCGCCGCCCGGATGCTGCGCCTCCTCGCGCTCGCCCCGGCGGGTCTGGTCGACCCGCACATCGCCTCCGGGCTCGCCGGCTGCTCGGTCGGCTCGGCCCGCACCACGCTGGACGACCTCGTGGCCCTGGGGTTCCTGCACGAGGTCGAGTCGCCGCTGCCGCAGTACGAGGTCCCCGGCTGCCTCCAGCCGCTGCTGTGGTCCCTCGCCGAGAGCCAGGAGCGGCCGGGTGAGCTGCAGCTGGCCCGGGCGCGGATGCTGGAGCGGTCGGTACGGCTGCTGCAGTCCTGCCGGGCCATCACCGAGACCGACAGCCCGACGGCCCGCGAGAAACTCCTGGCGATGCCCAAGGCGCTGCGGTTCCCGACCCCCCGGGCCGCCGAGGAGTGGCTGCGCGTGCGTCGGCCCGCGCTGCTGGCCGCGGTCCGGCACGCGGTCGCCGACGGGGAGCTGGACACCCTCGCCCGACGGCTGATGTCCCAGCTGGTCCGGGCCATGGTGGCGCACTTCGGCACCCAGGCCGCGGCCCCCGACCTGTACGACGTCCACGGACTCGTCCTCGATGTCGCCGAGCGCCGCGACCTGCCCCGCGAGCAGGCGGCGGCCCTGCTGAACCTCGGCGACCTGGACGCCCGGACCGGCCGTACGAAGGCGGCGCTGGCCCGCTACCGGGCCGCGCTCGACGCCGGACGGCGGGCGAACGACCCGTACGCGACCGGCCGCGCGATGGAATCCGTAGGCGGCGCCCACCAGGAGCTGGAGGACTACGAACGGGCCGCCGACTGGTACGGCAGGGCGCTCGCCCAGCGGCTCGCCCGGGACGAGCGCGAGGACGCCGTCCGGCTGTACGGCCGGATCGCCGCCGCGCACACCTACGCGGGCCGCTACGGCGAGGCGCTGCGCAACTGGAGCTCGGCGCTCACCGGCCATCGCCGTCTCGGCGATGTGGGCGGCCAGGCAAGGGCGTTGAGCGAGATGGCGCGGGTCCAGGAGTACGCGGGACGGCCCGAGGAGGCGCTGCGGACCTGTCAGGAAGCGGCCGAGTGGGCCCGGCGTGCCGACGACACCCGGCTGCAGGCCGCGATCCAGCTCCGGATCGCCGACACCCTGGAGCGGCTCGGCGACCCGGCGGCGGCGCGGCTGCACCGGGCGGCCGCCGAGCGGCTGCTGCGCGACGGTGCCCCGGACCCCGAAATCCATGAGATCGAGCCGGAACACGGGGCTAACGCCTGCGAAATCCGTAGTGCATCCGCGAAAGATTGA
- a CDS encoding nucleotidyltransferase domain-containing protein produces the protein MTDALDIDLAPVVAEQPDLLLFATVSGAHLYGFPSRDSDVDLRGVHLLPTAELVGLGEPEETRSKMWDRDGVEMDLVTHDLRKFARLMLRRNGYVLEQLLSPLVVHTSEAHRELIALAPGVITRQHAHHYRGFAITQWRLFEKTGELKPLLYTFRVLLTGIHLMRSGAVQAHLPTLLPEIDEAPAYLPDLVAAKAAREHGKAEVDQERVAEDVERLQGVLDKEQALSMLPENPSAYDALHDFVVRVRLDGLKA, from the coding sequence ATGACCGACGCCCTCGACATCGACCTGGCCCCGGTGGTCGCCGAACAGCCCGACCTGCTGCTGTTCGCGACCGTCTCCGGAGCGCATCTGTACGGCTTCCCCTCGCGTGACTCGGACGTCGACCTGCGTGGTGTGCATCTGCTGCCCACGGCCGAACTGGTCGGGCTGGGCGAGCCGGAGGAGACCCGGTCGAAGATGTGGGACCGGGACGGTGTCGAGATGGACCTCGTCACGCACGACCTGCGCAAGTTCGCCCGGCTCATGCTGCGCCGCAACGGCTATGTGCTGGAGCAGCTGCTCTCCCCGCTCGTCGTGCACACGAGCGAGGCGCACCGCGAACTGATCGCGCTCGCCCCCGGTGTTATCACCCGCCAGCACGCCCACCACTACCGGGGCTTCGCCATCACCCAGTGGCGGCTCTTCGAGAAGACCGGTGAACTCAAGCCGCTGCTCTACACGTTCCGGGTGCTGCTCACCGGCATCCACCTGATGCGCAGCGGCGCGGTGCAGGCCCATCTGCCCACCCTGCTCCCGGAGATCGACGAGGCTCCCGCGTATCTGCCGGACCTCGTCGCGGCGAAGGCGGCGCGGGAGCACGGCAAGGCCGAGGTCGACCAGGAACGTGTGGCGGAGGACGTGGAGCGGCTGCAGGGGGTGCTGGACAAGGAGCAGGCCCTGTCAATGCTGCCGGAGAACCCGTCCGCGTACGACGCCCTGCACGACTTCGTCGTCCGGGTCCGTCTGGACGGCCTGAAGGCCTGA
- a CDS encoding segregation and condensation protein A codes for MTSYDSSAAASGGSGGRRRALGRGPSAPPVESVESVEGESPAEERVPVDAGGALRPPVPPCGTPAHDARGGDEEPSAVVPAEAEAEAEAEAEAEAEAEAEGVPDGSGQAEAEDADDGVFKVRLSNFEGPFDLLLQLISKHKLDVTEVALSKVTDEFMAHIRAMGSDWDLDETTEFLVVAATLLDLKAARLLPSAEVEDEGDLALLEARDLLFARLLQYRAYKQIAEIFNRRLDEEARRYPRTVGLEPQHAALLPEVVISIGAEGFAKLAVKAMQPKPKPQVYVDHIHAPLVSVQEQAQIVVARLRELGEASFRVLVEDTDDTLTVVARFLALLELYREKAVTLDQETALGDLTVRWTGGDGDTEPVVTDEFDRPPEPPERPKEEKA; via the coding sequence ATGACCTCGTATGACTCCTCTGCGGCGGCCTCCGGCGGTTCGGGCGGTCGTCGGCGTGCGCTGGGGAGAGGGCCGTCGGCTCCGCCGGTCGAGTCGGTCGAGTCGGTCGAGGGTGAGTCTCCGGCTGAGGAGCGTGTTCCGGTCGATGCCGGTGGGGCGTTGCGCCCACCGGTTCCGCCCTGCGGAACGCCTGCCCATGACGCCCGCGGGGGCGACGAGGAGCCGTCCGCTGTCGTTCCGGCCGAAGCCGAAGCCGAAGCCGAAGCCGAAGCCGAAGCCGAAGCCGAAGCCGAAGCCGAAGGTGTGCCGGACGGCTCGGGGCAGGCCGAAGCCGAAGACGCGGACGACGGGGTTTTCAAAGTCCGGCTCTCCAACTTCGAGGGGCCCTTCGATCTGCTGCTCCAGCTGATCTCGAAGCACAAGCTGGACGTCACCGAGGTCGCGCTGTCCAAGGTGACCGACGAGTTCATGGCGCACATCCGGGCGATGGGGTCGGACTGGGACCTCGACGAGACGACCGAGTTCCTCGTCGTGGCCGCGACGCTGCTGGATCTGAAGGCCGCGCGGCTGCTGCCCTCCGCCGAGGTCGAGGACGAGGGCGACCTCGCCCTCCTCGAAGCTCGGGATCTGCTGTTCGCCCGGCTGCTCCAGTACCGCGCGTACAAACAGATCGCGGAGATCTTCAACCGGCGGCTGGACGAGGAGGCGCGGCGGTATCCGCGGACCGTCGGGCTGGAGCCGCAGCATGCCGCACTGTTGCCCGAGGTGGTCATCAGCATCGGGGCGGAAGGGTTCGCCAAGCTCGCGGTGAAGGCGATGCAGCCGAAGCCGAAGCCCCAGGTCTACGTCGATCACATTCACGCGCCCCTCGTCAGCGTGCAGGAGCAGGCCCAGATCGTCGTCGCGCGGCTGCGGGAGCTCGGGGAGGCGTCCTTCCGGGTGCTCGTCGAGGACACCGACGACACGCTGACCGTCGTGGCCCGGTTCCTCGCGCTGCTGGAGCTCTATCGCGAGAAGGCCGTGACCCTCGACCAGGAGACCGCGCTCGGGGATCTGACCGTGCGCTGGACCGGTGGGGACGGGGACACGGAGCCCGTGGTCACCGACGAGTTCGACCGGCCGCCCGAGCCGCCGGAGCGGCCCAAGGAGGAGAAGGCGTGA
- a CDS encoding pseudouridine synthase, producing MRSSGSGSGRNNGRGNPRGSGGGGNPRGTGGSGSQPKGGGGRDDRPKREGKPRPEERRYDVGPGATHEGPKSGRGNAARGGAKGGPKQSPNSGRGRWAPATSREYDARAEERNRERYAGKKDVKPPKTFPGAEQEGERLQKILARAGYGSRRACEELIEQARVEVNGEIVLEQGKRVDPEKDEVKVDGLTVATQSYQFFSLNKPAGVVSTMEDNEGRQCLGDYVTNRETRLFHVGRLDTETEGVILLTNHGELAHRLTHPKYGVKKVYLAHIVGPIPRDLGKRLKDGIQLEDGYARADHFRVVEQTGKNYLVEVTLHEGRKHIVRRMLAEAGFPVDKLVRVAFGPITLGDQKSGWLRRLSNTEVGMLMQEVDL from the coding sequence ATGCGAAGCAGTGGCAGCGGCAGTGGCAGGAACAACGGGCGCGGCAACCCCCGGGGAAGCGGTGGGGGCGGCAACCCCCGCGGGACCGGTGGAAGCGGCTCCCAGCCGAAGGGCGGGGGAGGGCGCGACGACAGGCCGAAGCGCGAGGGCAAGCCCCGTCCCGAGGAGCGCCGCTACGACGTGGGCCCCGGCGCCACCCACGAAGGACCGAAGTCCGGGCGTGGCAACGCGGCCCGCGGCGGCGCCAAGGGCGGCCCCAAGCAGTCCCCGAACAGTGGGCGCGGCCGCTGGGCCCCGGCGACCTCGCGTGAGTACGACGCGCGGGCCGAGGAGCGCAACCGGGAGCGGTACGCGGGCAAGAAGGACGTCAAGCCGCCCAAGACCTTCCCGGGCGCCGAGCAGGAGGGCGAGCGGCTGCAGAAGATCCTCGCGCGCGCGGGCTACGGTTCCCGGCGGGCCTGCGAGGAGCTGATCGAGCAGGCGCGCGTCGAGGTCAACGGCGAGATCGTCCTGGAGCAGGGCAAGCGCGTCGACCCGGAGAAGGACGAGGTCAAGGTCGACGGGCTGACGGTCGCGACGCAGTCGTACCAGTTCTTCTCGTTGAACAAGCCGGCCGGTGTCGTGTCCACGATGGAGGACAACGAGGGCCGGCAGTGCCTCGGCGACTACGTGACCAACCGCGAGACGCGGCTCTTCCACGTCGGACGGCTCGACACCGAGACCGAGGGCGTCATCCTGCTCACCAACCACGGTGAGCTCGCGCACCGGCTGACCCACCCCAAGTACGGCGTGAAGAAGGTCTACCTCGCGCACATCGTGGGCCCGATCCCGCGCGACCTGGGCAAGCGCCTCAAGGACGGCATCCAGCTGGAGGACGGGTACGCGCGCGCGGACCACTTCCGGGTCGTCGAGCAGACCGGCAAGAACTACCTCGTCGAGGTGACCCTGCACGAGGGGCGCAAGCACATCGTGCGCCGGATGCTGGCGGAGGCCGGCTTCCCGGTCGACAAGCTGGTGCGCGTCGCCTTCGGGCCGATCACCCTCGGAGACCAGAAGTCGGGCTGGCTGCGCCGCCTGTCGAACACCGAGGTCGGCATGCTGATGCAGGAGGTCGACCTCTAG
- the ald gene encoding alanine dehydrogenase: MIDVKVGIPREVKNNEFRVAITPAGVHELVRHGHQVVIEQGAGVGSSIPDLEYIAAGAEILATADEVWAVADLLLKVKEPIAEEYHRLRKDQTLFTYLHLAASKECTDALVESGTTAIAYETVELPNRALPLLAPMSEVAGRLAPQVGAYHLMRANGGRGVLPGGVPGVLAGRAVVIGGGVSGWNAAQIAIGMGFHVTLLDKDINKLKEADKVFGTKIQTVVSNAFELEKACLEADLVIGAVLIPGAKAPKLVTNELVSRMKPGSVLVDIAIDQGGCFEDSRPTTHAEPTFPVHESVFYCVANMPGAVPNTSTYALTNATLPYIVELADRGWVEASRRDPALARGLNTHDGRVVYREVAEAHGLEHVDLASLLG; this comes from the coding sequence GTGATCGACGTGAAGGTCGGCATCCCCCGCGAGGTCAAGAACAACGAGTTCCGGGTGGCCATCACCCCCGCCGGCGTGCACGAGCTGGTGCGCCACGGCCACCAGGTCGTCATCGAGCAGGGCGCCGGTGTCGGATCGTCGATCCCGGACCTGGAGTACATCGCCGCCGGCGCCGAGATCCTGGCCACGGCCGACGAGGTCTGGGCCGTCGCCGACCTGCTGCTCAAGGTCAAGGAGCCCATCGCCGAGGAGTACCACCGCCTCCGCAAGGACCAGACGCTCTTCACCTATCTCCATCTGGCCGCCTCCAAGGAGTGCACCGACGCCCTCGTCGAGTCGGGCACGACCGCGATCGCGTACGAGACCGTCGAGCTGCCCAACCGCGCCCTGCCGCTGCTCGCGCCGATGTCCGAGGTGGCGGGGCGGCTCGCTCCGCAGGTCGGCGCCTACCACCTGATGCGGGCCAACGGCGGTCGCGGTGTGCTTCCCGGCGGTGTGCCGGGGGTGCTGGCCGGCCGGGCCGTCGTCATCGGCGGTGGCGTGTCGGGCTGGAACGCCGCGCAGATCGCCATCGGCATGGGCTTCCACGTGACCCTGCTCGACAAGGACATCAACAAGCTCAAGGAAGCCGACAAAGTCTTCGGCACGAAGATCCAGACCGTCGTCTCCAACGCCTTCGAGCTGGAGAAGGCGTGTCTGGAGGCCGACCTCGTCATCGGCGCCGTCCTCATCCCGGGCGCCAAGGCCCCGAAGCTGGTCACCAACGAGCTCGTGTCGCGGATGAAGCCGGGAAGTGTCCTTGTCGACATCGCGATCGATCAGGGCGGCTGCTTCGAGGACTCCCGGCCCACCACCCACGCCGAGCCGACCTTCCCGGTCCACGAGTCGGTCTTCTACTGCGTCGCCAACATGCCCGGCGCGGTGCCCAACACCTCCACCTACGCGCTGACCAACGCGACGCTGCCGTACATCGTGGAACTCGCCGACCGCGGCTGGGTCGAGGCGTCGCGGCGCGACCCGGCGCTGGCCAGGGGGCTCAACACCCATGACGGCCGGGTCGTTTACCGCGAGGTCGCCGAGGCGCACGGCCTGGAGCACGTCGACCTGGCGTCGCTGCTCGGCTGA
- the scpB gene encoding SMC-Scp complex subunit ScpB, with amino-acid sequence MSEERTETPTGPRTVADLDLKPALEAVLMVVDEPATVENLSKILERPKRQIAKALRELADEYAAQGRGFELRLIAGGWRYYTRPEYAAAVERFVLDGQQARLTQAALETLAVVAYRQPVSRSRVSAVRGVNCDGVMRTLLQRGLVEEAGAEPETGAILYRTTNYFLERMGLRGLDELPELAPFLPEAEAIEAETLEGVPSFDPDAPDADADDTTTTEL; translated from the coding sequence GTGAGCGAGGAGAGAACCGAGACGCCCACGGGGCCGCGTACCGTCGCCGACCTCGACCTCAAGCCCGCGCTGGAGGCCGTCCTCATGGTCGTGGACGAGCCCGCGACGGTGGAGAACCTGAGCAAGATCCTGGAGCGGCCGAAGCGGCAGATCGCCAAGGCGCTCAGGGAACTGGCCGACGAGTACGCCGCGCAGGGGCGCGGCTTCGAGCTGCGGCTGATCGCCGGCGGGTGGCGGTACTACACCCGGCCCGAGTACGCCGCCGCCGTCGAGCGGTTCGTGCTCGACGGGCAGCAGGCCCGGCTCACCCAGGCCGCGCTGGAGACGCTGGCCGTGGTCGCGTACCGGCAGCCGGTGAGCCGGAGCAGGGTCTCGGCCGTACGAGGAGTCAACTGCGACGGGGTCATGCGCACCCTCCTCCAGCGTGGTCTGGTAGAGGAGGCGGGCGCGGAACCCGAAACAGGTGCGATCCTGTACAGGACGACGAACTACTTTCTGGAGCGGATGGGCCTGCGCGGCCTGGACGAGCTCCCGGAGCTCGCGCCCTTCCTCCCGGAGGCGGAGGCGATCGAGGCCGAGACGCTGGAAGGGGTCCCGTCGTTCGATCCGGATGCACCGGATGCAGATGCAGACGACACGACGACGACGGAACTTTGA
- a CDS encoding ADP-ribosylglycohydrolase family protein: protein MTMTLRTKRSATGSLIGLALGDALGFPTEFNDVPAILAKCGPWRKMELPRPAIVTDDTQMTLALAHGLRAAMDRGSLGAEALERAVRKEFVDWSRSPENNRAPGRTCLVACDLLAVERNPWQFASQIGSKGCGANMRVAPLGLIGPLSDEQRAGAAQLQAALTHGHPTALAASDLTAHAIRLLAQGTEPMGLVGLLRSYAFENRARYHARWLGDLWTYSHDPSPEQYIARGWDECLEALDRVRDALRLPSPETDPCLATGEGWIAEEALATGLLCFLLFVDEPVTALRRAACTSGDSDSIACLTGAFAGAYHGPDAWPAEWADRIEYQGDLVSLGALWDA, encoded by the coding sequence ATGACCATGACGCTGCGTACGAAGCGCTCCGCCACCGGCTCCCTGATCGGACTCGCCCTCGGAGACGCCCTCGGCTTCCCGACGGAGTTCAACGACGTGCCCGCGATCCTCGCCAAGTGCGGCCCCTGGCGGAAGATGGAGCTGCCGAGGCCCGCGATCGTCACCGACGACACACAGATGACGCTGGCTCTGGCGCACGGGCTGCGGGCGGCCATGGACCGCGGGTCGCTGGGCGCCGAGGCGCTGGAGCGGGCCGTCCGCAAGGAGTTCGTGGACTGGTCCCGTTCCCCGGAGAACAACCGCGCCCCCGGCCGCACCTGCCTCGTCGCCTGTGACCTTCTCGCGGTCGAGCGCAACCCCTGGCAGTTCGCCAGCCAGATCGGCTCCAAGGGCTGCGGCGCCAACATGCGGGTCGCGCCCCTCGGCCTGATCGGCCCGCTCAGCGACGAACAGCGCGCGGGCGCCGCCCAGTTGCAGGCCGCCCTCACCCACGGCCACCCCACCGCCCTGGCCGCCTCCGACCTCACCGCCCACGCGATAAGGCTGCTCGCCCAGGGCACCGAACCGATGGGCCTGGTCGGCCTGCTGCGCTCCTACGCGTTCGAGAACCGCGCCCGCTACCACGCGCGCTGGCTCGGCGACCTGTGGACCTACAGCCATGACCCCTCACCCGAGCAGTACATCGCCCGGGGCTGGGACGAATGCCTGGAGGCCCTGGACCGTGTCCGGGACGCCCTGCGGCTCCCGTCGCCCGAGACGGACCCCTGCCTGGCCACGGGTGAGGGCTGGATCGCCGAGGAGGCCCTCGCCACCGGGCTGTTGTGCTTCCTGCTCTTCGTCGACGAGCCCGTCACCGCGCTGCGCCGCGCCGCCTGCACCTCGGGCGACTCGGACTCCATAGCCTGCCTCACCGGTGCCTTCGCGGGCGCCTACCACGGGCCGGACGCCTGGCCCGCGGAGTGGGCCGACCGGATCGAGTACCAGGGCGACCTCGTCTCGCTGGGAGCCCTCTGGGACGCTTGA